Proteins encoded in a region of the Thermocaproicibacter melissae genome:
- a CDS encoding sensor histidine kinase, giving the protein MPSKKRRGRVHSIQKRIAIIYILVFTAFLSFLGGMTYVIFQKTLTQQVMTDHEHLLKQSQENIDLLVSNINYAFVYMSADQYTAEILNHQDLDTVSAYNYIRLLKQQFTNFIDLPATDLNTVYRAYLFLNPNEPLAKWLPSYNITSENMESGVYNTDAVKDASWYRQAVETHGELVFTVQKDEDKTNEIYISKLIINPYIFSDSIGVALFVVSPNAFAQQIQMPQYAESTTILLTDNHKNVIYNAAPSVGTQPSSTDILQAVDRNQIDNVCKTVSINGEPYIISCNQLQWGWYMISAVPYSSLTSRMRPVLYMIILILIIVILLGAFFVIFAAKKISKPIIMLTKTMEDYNAGEVPNLPDVKLPNDEVSQLYASFADMTSRIQTLIEGIKESHNRQLQAEYDALQAQINPHFLYNTLNSINWMVIMRKEYDISNAISALSAIMQYSISRRDSEATIADELQHVEKFMVIEKLHYGEKVQYSCTVSEACNDCMVPKIILQPLVENSIIHGIACKNGSGYIQITGDVIDGLVKLQVTDNGVGVDAEQMNQRLKNEDLVPAKEHGIGVVNVNNRIRMMFGEQYGLIYSSNEEGGTTVTVQLPAIKKSPQDKLAGKFLRQ; this is encoded by the coding sequence ATGCCATCTAAAAAGCGGCGCGGCCGGGTGCACAGCATACAGAAAAGAATCGCAATTATATACATACTGGTGTTTACGGCATTTCTCTCTTTCCTCGGCGGCATGACGTACGTGATTTTCCAAAAGACGCTGACGCAGCAGGTTATGACGGACCACGAGCACCTGCTCAAGCAGAGCCAGGAAAATATCGATCTGCTGGTGAGCAATATCAACTATGCGTTTGTGTATATGAGCGCAGACCAGTACACGGCGGAAATCCTGAATCATCAGGATTTGGACACAGTGTCGGCGTATAACTACATCCGCCTGCTTAAGCAGCAGTTCACAAATTTTATCGACCTGCCCGCAACCGACCTGAATACGGTTTACCGCGCGTATCTGTTTTTAAACCCCAACGAACCGCTTGCAAAGTGGCTTCCGTCCTACAATATCACCAGCGAGAATATGGAAAGCGGCGTTTACAACACTGACGCAGTAAAAGACGCATCCTGGTATCGGCAGGCGGTCGAAACGCACGGTGAATTGGTTTTTACCGTGCAGAAAGACGAAGACAAGACAAATGAGATTTATATTTCCAAGCTGATTATTAACCCCTATATTTTTTCGGATTCCATCGGCGTTGCACTGTTTGTGGTTTCGCCGAATGCTTTTGCCCAGCAGATTCAGATGCCACAGTACGCTGAGTCCACAACAATTCTGCTGACGGACAACCACAAAAACGTGATTTACAACGCAGCACCGTCTGTCGGTACACAGCCATCCAGTACAGATATCCTGCAGGCGGTGGACCGGAACCAGATTGACAATGTGTGCAAAACAGTCAGTATTAACGGCGAACCATATATCATCAGCTGCAACCAACTGCAGTGGGGATGGTATATGATTTCTGCCGTGCCGTATTCCAGCCTGACTTCGAGAATGCGGCCGGTGCTGTACATGATTATTTTGATTCTAATCATCGTCATTTTGCTGGGTGCGTTCTTTGTTATCTTCGCTGCAAAGAAAATCTCGAAGCCGATCATCATGCTGACAAAGACGATGGAAGATTACAATGCAGGCGAGGTGCCGAACCTGCCGGATGTCAAACTGCCGAACGACGAAGTCAGCCAGCTCTATGCCAGCTTTGCCGATATGACGTCGCGAATTCAAACATTGATTGAGGGCATCAAAGAAAGCCATAACCGCCAGCTGCAGGCGGAGTATGACGCCTTGCAGGCGCAGATTAACCCGCACTTCCTGTACAACACGCTGAATTCCATCAACTGGATGGTGATTATGCGCAAGGAGTACGACATTTCCAATGCAATTTCTGCACTTTCTGCCATTATGCAGTACAGTATCAGCCGTCGAGACAGTGAAGCCACGATTGCGGATGAGCTGCAGCACGTGGAAAAATTCATGGTCATTGAAAAACTGCATTACGGAGAAAAGGTGCAGTACAGCTGTACGGTCAGTGAGGCGTGCAACGACTGCATGGTTCCGAAAATCATCCTGCAGCCGCTTGTCGAGAATTCTATCATACACGGCATTGCGTGCAAGAACGGCAGCGGATACATCCAAATCACCGGTGATGTAATTGACGGTTTGGTGAAGCTGCAGGTGACGGACAACGGCGTCGGCGTTGATGCCGAGCAAATGAATCAAAGACTCAAAAATGAAGATTTGGTTCCCGCCAAAGAGCACGGCATCGGTGTGGTCAATGTGAACAACCGCATCCGCATGATGTTCGGCGAGCAGTACGGGCTGATTTATTCCAGCAACGAAGAAGGTGGCACAACCGTAACGGTACAGCTGCCCGCAATCAAAAAATCCCCGCAGGATAAATTAGCGGGCAAATTTTTGAGACAGTGA
- a CDS encoding response regulator transcription factor yields MKAIVVDDDEVVLQGLHTVIPWDTLGFCEVISAKNGEEAYQKAVAENPDVIITDIRMPVMDGLDLARKIHETMDGVSVIIMSAYEDFEYARSAMRYGVSDYILKPIDLDKINQLVLRLKEIRDVKSARSNVMRNLYNGDLKARIFEDLKEGLLDDIETLLKQYSEHASIEDVRSMCLKLVELLFSYYENIGLNLNAVRSFQLEAIDKIMELKSAQEICSVTHCLFCDIFTFVSKEKADRGAILANAAKQMMEQEFANCSFSLQYVADKLGVTPSRLSVLFHKAFGVNFSSYLAQVRITKAQELLKDFSLKIDEIGSMVGYTDSHYFAKVFKRVVNLTPSEYRNVSGGILNAI; encoded by the coding sequence ATGAAAGCAATTGTGGTTGACGACGACGAAGTTGTTCTTCAGGGCCTTCATACGGTGATTCCGTGGGATACCCTTGGGTTCTGCGAGGTAATCAGTGCAAAAAACGGCGAGGAAGCCTACCAAAAGGCGGTCGCCGAAAACCCCGATGTTATCATAACGGATATTCGCATGCCGGTTATGGACGGGTTGGATCTTGCGCGAAAGATTCATGAAACAATGGACGGGGTTTCTGTGATTATCATGAGCGCTTACGAGGATTTCGAGTATGCGCGTTCTGCGATGCGTTACGGGGTGTCCGATTATATTCTGAAGCCGATTGACCTGGATAAAATCAATCAGCTGGTCCTCCGCCTCAAAGAAATTCGGGACGTTAAAAGTGCCAGAAGCAACGTGATGCGCAACCTTTACAACGGCGACCTGAAGGCGCGGATTTTTGAAGATTTGAAGGAAGGCCTCCTTGACGATATTGAGACACTGCTCAAACAATACAGCGAGCACGCTTCCATCGAAGATGTGAGAAGCATGTGCTTGAAGCTGGTGGAATTGCTTTTCAGCTACTATGAGAATATCGGGCTAAACCTGAACGCGGTCCGCAGCTTTCAGTTGGAAGCAATTGACAAAATTATGGAGCTGAAGTCCGCGCAGGAAATCTGCAGCGTGACGCATTGCCTGTTCTGCGATATTTTTACCTTTGTGTCGAAAGAGAAAGCGGACCGTGGAGCGATTTTGGCCAATGCGGCAAAGCAGATGATGGAGCAGGAGTTTGCAAACTGTAGCTTTTCGCTGCAGTATGTTGCGGACAAGCTCGGTGTAACGCCAAGCCGCCTAAGTGTGCTGTTCCACAAAGCCTTCGGTGTGAATTTCAGCTCTTACCTTGCACAGGTGCGCATCACAAAAGCGCAGGAGCTGCTCAAGGATTTTTCACTGAAAATTGACGAGATCGGCAGTATGGTCGGCTACACAGATTCCCATTACTTTGCCAAGGTGTTCAAGCGGGTTGTCAACCTGACACCGTCGGAGTACCGCAACGTCAGCGGAGGAATTTTGAATGCCATCTAA
- a CDS encoding glycoside hydrolase family 18 protein, producing the protein MKRVLAGYMLSQFVPAHFTREDAQKLTHLMLAFGQIDDGAIYTGHMTGLDQIEQIRQWNPNLKILLSLVGKEEGSFSDGSATEAGRRKIAQSCVETVKKFGLDGVDLDWEYPCCPENFIKARPEDKQNFTLLCREIRNAFDAAFPQHRLLTIAAGADRYYIENTQMDLVQLYLDLVFVMTYDLRCGFHTLTGHHTNLYTVTGDLNRTSGDAAVRLFEQAGVPKNKIVLGAAMYSRKWEHVQDRNHGFLQLTESAGGYGPNYDELVESYINKNGYVRYWDDEAKAPWLFNGSTFISYDDPESIRCKCEYVKQRDLAGLFYWEHGGDSTRQLLRAMADNLSEA; encoded by the coding sequence GTGAAACGTGTTTTGGCAGGTTATATGCTCAGCCAGTTTGTCCCTGCGCACTTTACCCGTGAGGATGCGCAGAAGCTGACACACCTGATGCTGGCGTTCGGACAAATTGACGACGGGGCAATTTATACAGGACACATGACCGGACTGGATCAAATCGAGCAGATTCGGCAGTGGAATCCGAACTTAAAAATTCTGCTTTCATTGGTGGGAAAGGAGGAAGGCTCTTTTTCGGACGGCAGTGCGACGGAAGCCGGTCGGCGGAAAATCGCGCAGTCTTGTGTGGAGACGGTCAAGAAATTCGGACTCGACGGCGTCGACTTAGACTGGGAGTACCCCTGTTGCCCGGAAAACTTCATTAAAGCCCGCCCTGAGGATAAACAGAATTTTACGCTGCTGTGCCGCGAAATCCGAAATGCGTTTGATGCCGCATTCCCGCAGCACCGCCTGTTGACCATAGCAGCCGGAGCAGACCGGTACTACATTGAAAATACGCAGATGGATTTAGTCCAGCTGTACTTGGACCTTGTCTTTGTCATGACCTACGACCTGCGGTGCGGATTTCATACGTTGACCGGGCACCACACCAATCTTTACACGGTAACAGGCGACCTGAACCGCACCAGCGGAGATGCCGCTGTCCGTTTATTTGAGCAGGCCGGTGTACCGAAGAACAAAATTGTTCTCGGCGCGGCAATGTATTCCCGCAAGTGGGAGCATGTGCAGGACCGCAATCACGGTTTTCTGCAGCTGACGGAGTCCGCGGGTGGCTACGGCCCGAATTATGACGAGCTTGTGGAATCCTATATCAACAAGAACGGCTATGTCCGGTATTGGGACGATGAAGCAAAGGCACCGTGGCTGTTTAACGGCAGTACGTTCATTTCCTATGACGACCCAGAGTCGATTCGCTGCAAGTGCGAATATGTCAAACAGCGTGATTTGGCAGGCTTGTTCTACTGGGAACACGGCGGAGACAGCACCCGTCAATTGCTGCGGGCAATGGCAGACAACCTTTCCGAAGCGTAA
- a CDS encoding glycoside hydrolase family 18 protein gives MSKKILAGYCINENVKDLTADDARKLTHLNIAAGTVRDGRAVLVSEEGVSCIPQIRKWNPELKCSVCFGGEFSTPCLTQEGRLQIAEDLAAIVRRYGLDGVDIDWEYPCCGENGLEANPADRKTYTLLLEAIRNQLNAVGDHLLLTSAVGAGQYFLDSTQMKDVQKYLDYVYIMTYDLRGAFQILTGHHTNLYTPVGDIFLDSADSAARAFVAAGVPKEKIAIGMAFYTRMWKGVPNRYNGYLQIAKTRGEYGPHYDELLADYIDKNGYKRYWDDVCKAPYLFNGDTFISYDDEQSIRCKCDYVRQQGYAGVFYWEHGCDTTRTLLRAAHESLYIGDEH, from the coding sequence ATGTCAAAAAAAATTCTAGCAGGGTATTGCATTAACGAAAACGTAAAGGACTTAACAGCTGACGATGCACGAAAACTGACGCATTTGAATATTGCTGCCGGTACGGTCCGTGATGGTCGGGCAGTTCTGGTTTCGGAGGAGGGGGTTTCCTGCATTCCGCAGATTCGCAAATGGAACCCGGAGCTAAAATGCTCGGTCTGTTTTGGCGGAGAATTTTCCACCCCCTGCCTGACGCAGGAGGGCCGCCTGCAGATTGCCGAAGATTTGGCGGCAATTGTCCGCCGTTACGGCTTAGACGGAGTAGACATCGATTGGGAGTATCCATGCTGCGGAGAAAACGGACTGGAAGCAAACCCAGCAGACCGCAAGACTTACACCCTCTTGCTTGAGGCTATCCGCAACCAGCTGAATGCTGTCGGAGACCATTTGCTCCTAACCAGCGCAGTGGGTGCGGGGCAATATTTTCTTGACAGCACCCAGATGAAGGACGTGCAGAAGTACCTCGATTACGTATATATCATGACATATGATTTGCGCGGGGCGTTCCAAATCCTGACTGGGCACCACACCAATTTGTATACGCCTGTTGGGGATATCTTCTTAGATAGTGCCGACTCGGCGGCACGTGCATTTGTTGCCGCCGGTGTGCCGAAGGAAAAAATCGCAATCGGCATGGCGTTCTACACACGGATGTGGAAAGGGGTACCGAATCGCTACAACGGCTATCTGCAGATCGCCAAGACGCGCGGTGAATACGGCCCGCATTACGACGAGCTGCTGGCCGATTATATTGACAAGAACGGATATAAGCGTTATTGGGACGACGTTTGTAAAGCACCGTATCTTTTTAACGGGGACACCTTTATTTCTTACGATGATGAACAATCGATTCGATGCAAATGCGATTATGTGCGTCAGCAGGGCTACGCGGGTGTGTTTTACTGGGAACACGGCTGCGACACAACCCGCACGCTTCTGCGTGCAGCACACGAGTCTTTGTATATTGGGGATGAACATTAG
- a CDS encoding beta-N-acetylhexosaminidase: MQFLPLPKKLTETGESFLIGPKFVITLDTNCGYSEFCAAKQFRSELCRTVCTEISIEKAPQPVGPGLFLRLRDEEEEGAYCLKITSSGAELSGGSAGIFWGIQTLRQLVRQCGTQWPGLLIEDAPGMQTRGFFHDVTRGKVPTLQTLKELAERLAFYKINQLQLYVEHTFAFRGFSEAWTGKDPLTAEEILELDEYCRERHIELVPSIATFGHLYEVLKTKTWRRFCELEVDDAAPFAWYDRMTHHTLDASNPDSLQLVKEMLDQYLPLFTSNQVNIGCDETFDIGCGKSAALAEKIGKDRLYVDFLKQIIAYVQSKGKKVLFWSDIILKSPQYLRELPRGTTCLYWNYGRKVNEQEIKVLADSGIDFMVCPGVCGWNVMMNILDGAYENIGQMAKYGTKYGARGMLNTDWGDYGHINLFANSMPGMATGAALSWNPGDRRSWQEICRAYARLEFGEQSEKLMDLLTELEMNQVGTWQDVVCWRESQLLSIERAKQDSERIEHMDADKALNGYKKILEIEQQLVGFTAPEPRRTDFKEFLCAARGAALMNAACLALKKYAYHAETTPLALDCGTLAVELELWLQCFTELWRIRNKESELYRIRATVQDLCAFLRDCV; this comes from the coding sequence ATGCAATTTCTCCCCCTTCCGAAAAAATTGACGGAAACCGGTGAATCTTTTCTTATAGGTCCGAAGTTCGTAATTACGCTGGATACCAACTGCGGCTACAGCGAATTCTGCGCGGCAAAGCAGTTCCGTTCGGAGCTTTGCCGCACGGTCTGCACCGAAATCTCCATTGAGAAGGCTCCGCAGCCGGTTGGCCCGGGACTTTTTCTGCGCCTGCGCGATGAGGAGGAAGAAGGCGCATACTGCCTGAAAATCACTTCATCGGGGGCGGAACTCAGCGGCGGCAGCGCCGGCATCTTTTGGGGAATTCAAACGCTGCGGCAGCTTGTGCGCCAATGCGGTACTCAGTGGCCCGGTCTGCTCATTGAAGATGCACCCGGTATGCAGACGCGCGGCTTTTTCCACGATGTGACACGCGGAAAAGTGCCGACTCTGCAAACACTCAAAGAACTTGCCGAACGACTTGCCTTCTATAAGATCAATCAACTGCAGCTTTATGTGGAACACACCTTTGCATTCCGTGGCTTCAGCGAAGCATGGACCGGCAAGGACCCACTGACTGCGGAAGAAATTCTGGAGCTGGACGAATACTGCCGTGAACGTCACATTGAGCTGGTGCCGTCCATTGCCACGTTCGGGCATCTTTATGAGGTCTTGAAAACCAAAACATGGCGCCGTTTCTGTGAATTGGAGGTTGACGACGCGGCACCGTTTGCGTGGTATGACCGTATGACCCACCACACCTTGGATGCGTCCAATCCCGACAGTCTGCAGCTCGTGAAAGAAATGCTGGATCAGTACCTGCCGTTGTTTACCTCCAATCAGGTCAACATCGGCTGTGACGAAACTTTTGACATCGGCTGCGGCAAGAGTGCGGCGCTTGCCGAAAAAATAGGGAAGGACCGTCTTTACGTGGACTTCCTTAAGCAGATTATCGCATATGTGCAGAGCAAAGGGAAAAAGGTCCTTTTCTGGAGTGACATTATCCTGAAAAGCCCTCAGTATCTTCGCGAATTGCCCAGAGGCACCACCTGTTTGTATTGGAACTACGGACGCAAGGTTAACGAGCAGGAGATCAAAGTCCTTGCGGATTCCGGCATTGATTTCATGGTTTGCCCCGGTGTATGCGGTTGGAATGTGATGATGAACATTTTGGACGGGGCGTATGAAAATATCGGGCAGATGGCAAAGTACGGAACCAAGTACGGTGCGCGAGGAATGCTTAATACGGACTGGGGCGACTACGGGCACATTAACCTGTTTGCCAACTCCATGCCCGGCATGGCGACCGGCGCCGCACTCTCTTGGAATCCCGGCGACCGGCGCAGCTGGCAGGAAATCTGCCGCGCTTATGCTCGCTTGGAGTTCGGCGAACAGTCCGAAAAGCTGATGGATTTGCTCACCGAGTTGGAGATGAATCAGGTCGGCACTTGGCAGGACGTTGTTTGCTGGCGAGAGTCGCAGCTGCTCTCCATTGAACGCGCAAAGCAGGATTCCGAGCGTATCGAGCACATGGATGCCGACAAAGCGCTAAACGGTTATAAAAAAATTTTAGAAATTGAACAGCAGCTTGTCGGCTTTACTGCGCCGGAACCGCGCCGCACGGATTTTAAAGAATTCCTCTGCGCGGCTCGCGGCGCAGCTTTGATGAACGCCGCCTGCCTCGCGCTGAAGAAATATGCGTATCACGCGGAAACAACTCCGCTAGCGCTGGACTGCGGCACCCTTGCCGTTGAATTGGAGCTGTGGCTGCAGTGCTTCACCGAATTGTGGCGTATCCGCAACAAGGAAAGCGAACTATACCGCATTCGTGCTACGGTGCAGGATTTGTGCGCATTCCTGCGGGACTGTGTTTGA
- a CDS encoding beta-galactosidase, with amino-acid sequence MINGDCFLLDGKPFRILSGAIHYFHVVPEYWEDRLRKFAACGLNTA; translated from the coding sequence GTGATAAATGGTGATTGTTTCCTATTGGATGGAAAACCGTTCCGGATTCTGTCCGGAGCGATTCATTATTTCCATGTGGTTCCCGAATACTGGGAAGACCGCCTTCGGAAGTTTGCGGCGTGTGGACTGAATACCGCTTGA
- a CDS encoding glycoside hydrolase family 130 protein: protein MSKLIGKELKNIPWEDRPAGCTAPVWRYSGNPVIQSNAIPTSNSVFNSAVVPFGSEFAGVFRCDSRGVSMDIYPGFSDDGIHWNISPDPIRFEGDPEVTVREYRYDPRVCFLEDRYYITWCNGYHGPTIGVGYTFDFKTFYQLENAFLPYNRNGVLFPRKIGGYYAMLSRPSDTGHTPFGDIFCSFSPDLTFWGKHRYVMGAVNQDCTAWQSKKIGPGPTPLETDEGWLLIYHGVINTCNGFVYRVGCALLDLEKPWIVKRRSRFYILGPQELYERVGDVPNVTFPCAALADPATGRIAIYYGCADTVTGLAFTTVDDLIEHMKKYPLELG, encoded by the coding sequence ATGAGTAAATTAATCGGCAAGGAATTGAAAAATATTCCCTGGGAGGATCGCCCGGCCGGCTGCACGGCACCGGTTTGGCGTTACAGCGGCAACCCTGTGATTCAGAGCAACGCGATTCCGACGTCGAATAGTGTCTTCAATTCGGCTGTGGTGCCGTTCGGCTCCGAATTCGCCGGTGTATTCCGCTGCGACAGTCGGGGTGTCAGCATGGATATTTACCCCGGTTTCAGTGACGACGGAATACATTGGAATATTTCCCCTGACCCAATCCGGTTTGAAGGCGATCCCGAGGTCACTGTGCGGGAATACCGCTACGACCCGCGTGTTTGCTTCCTGGAGGATCGGTATTATATCACATGGTGCAACGGCTACCACGGCCCCACCATCGGCGTCGGATACACTTTTGACTTCAAGACCTTTTATCAGTTGGAAAACGCCTTCCTGCCGTACAATCGCAACGGCGTGCTGTTCCCCAGAAAAATCGGCGGGTACTATGCAATGCTGAGCCGCCCGAGCGACACGGGTCATACGCCGTTCGGCGATATTTTCTGCAGCTTCAGCCCCGACCTTACTTTCTGGGGCAAACACCGCTATGTGATGGGTGCAGTTAATCAGGACTGCACAGCTTGGCAATCCAAGAAAATCGGCCCAGGCCCTACGCCGTTAGAGACGGATGAAGGCTGGCTGCTGATTTACCACGGCGTCATCAACACCTGCAACGGTTTCGTTTACCGCGTGGGCTGTGCGCTGTTGGATTTGGAAAAGCCGTGGATTGTCAAGCGGCGTTCACGGTTCTACATTCTGGGACCGCAGGAACTTTATGAACGTGTTGGAGACGTACCAAACGTAACCTTCCCGTGTGCTGCTCTAGCGGATCCTGCAACCGGCCGGATTGCGATTTATTATGGCTGTGCCGATACGGTTACGGGACTTGCCTTCACAACAGTCGATGACTTGATTGAGCACATGAAAAAATATCCGCTGGAGCTTGGGTGA
- a CDS encoding ABC transporter substrate-binding protein — translation MKASTRIKRAVSAVLSAAMILSLTACSNGSTTSSSTADSNAAATKSGKTVTLDWYMFLDTIQPDQSKVIDKMNEYVKDKINATVNAHFFQAGEYGTKMPVIISSGQNYDICYSSTWGTPNYTQTATIGAFMKLDEETLKKYAPETYSTIPENVWDSAKVNGDIYGIPIYKEEGLQYVLMVNADIAKKYDIDYSKIKSWKDLGGVLGELHQKAPNIIGLCAASLWRAAGFAVDAGSGVVGEVNIPGHEAFANQKENTVFNQYATPEFKEFCSTVHQWYKAGYLVQNPQAYSDDTRNADDKAGRLFSWIIGYAPDFEKTYSNTVGHTEDYVPLTPVFFTGASDFHCISANSQHKEVALQFLNLVNTDKAVGNFLRHGIEGTHYILENGQVKQISKAYGYDMGWQFGSVFNQDWVISYPSDIAQVYKDWNAQAVANPLLGYKFDDTNVKNQIAALSNVIKQYYDPLTLGVADPDQMLGKFLDSLKQNGADELLKVEQEQVDKFLSSKK, via the coding sequence ATGAAAGCATCAACCCGAATCAAAAGAGCCGTTAGTGCAGTGCTTTCTGCGGCGATGATTCTCTCTCTCACTGCCTGCAGTAACGGTTCGACAACCAGTTCATCAACGGCAGACTCGAATGCGGCCGCAACAAAAAGCGGAAAGACTGTTACCCTGGATTGGTATATGTTCCTGGATACGATTCAGCCGGATCAGTCCAAAGTTATTGACAAGATGAACGAATATGTCAAGGACAAAATTAACGCGACCGTAAACGCTCACTTCTTCCAGGCGGGCGAATACGGCACCAAGATGCCGGTTATCATTTCTTCCGGTCAAAACTACGACATTTGCTACTCGTCCACATGGGGTACCCCGAACTACACACAGACTGCAACCATAGGCGCGTTTATGAAACTGGATGAAGAGACACTCAAGAAATACGCGCCGGAGACCTATTCTACCATTCCGGAAAATGTGTGGGATAGTGCAAAAGTTAACGGAGATATCTACGGCATTCCGATCTACAAGGAAGAGGGACTGCAGTACGTACTGATGGTCAATGCCGATATTGCTAAAAAGTACGACATCGACTACAGCAAGATAAAGAGCTGGAAAGATTTGGGCGGCGTTCTGGGCGAACTTCATCAGAAAGCTCCGAACATTATCGGCCTCTGCGCAGCTTCCCTCTGGCGTGCCGCCGGCTTTGCCGTTGATGCTGGTTCTGGCGTTGTTGGTGAGGTAAACATTCCGGGCCATGAAGCTTTTGCAAACCAGAAGGAAAACACCGTTTTCAACCAGTATGCAACACCGGAATTCAAGGAATTCTGCTCCACCGTGCATCAGTGGTACAAAGCAGGATATCTGGTACAGAACCCGCAGGCCTACTCGGACGATACCCGTAACGCTGATGACAAGGCCGGCCGCCTGTTCTCATGGATCATCGGCTATGCGCCGGATTTTGAAAAGACATATTCCAATACGGTTGGACACACTGAGGATTATGTCCCGCTGACACCAGTTTTTTTCACGGGCGCTTCCGACTTCCACTGCATTTCCGCAAACTCTCAGCACAAAGAAGTTGCTCTGCAGTTCCTTAACCTTGTGAACACAGATAAGGCCGTCGGTAATTTCCTGCGTCACGGCATCGAAGGAACACATTACATCTTGGAGAACGGCCAGGTCAAGCAGATCAGCAAAGCCTACGGCTACGATATGGGCTGGCAGTTCGGCAGCGTGTTTAACCAAGACTGGGTCATTAGCTATCCGTCAGACATTGCACAGGTTTACAAAGACTGGAACGCACAGGCTGTCGCCAATCCGCTGCTCGGCTATAAGTTTGATGATACCAATGTGAAGAATCAGATTGCCGCATTGTCCAATGTAATTAAGCAGTACTACGATCCGCTTACTTTGGGTGTGGCTGATCCTGACCAGATGCTGGGTAAATTCCTCGACAGCCTGAAACAGAACGGCGCGGACGAGCTGTTGAAGGTTGAGCAGGAGCAGGTAGACAAGTTCCTGAGCAGCAAGAAGTAA
- a CDS encoding carbohydrate ABC transporter permease, with protein sequence MDRNSDEFGTKVARVGQKVLLHDIILNAIMVILSIIFLAPVALVYIISFSSAESIREIGYSFVPKSWSLDGYIYLLGSSEQLLSSLGVSVFVTVVGTVLTVVVTGMIAYVIYRKDFKYRKQLTFYLFFTMLFSGGMVPSYIVNTNLLHLGDNILILFLPTLCSAWNAIILRTFYTQTIPDSLIEAAKIDGADEWVIFFRIVIPIARPALATIALFSMVGLWNDWFTGLLYINTPSKEPLQVLLQKLQSTLDYLTTNASFASSADGIRMALNMPTDSVRMALTVLIMTPILFAYPFFQKYFVRGITIGSVKG encoded by the coding sequence ATGGATAGAAATTCGGACGAGTTCGGAACTAAAGTTGCCAGAGTCGGCCAAAAGGTTCTGTTGCACGATATCATTCTAAATGCCATAATGGTGATTTTATCTATCATCTTTTTGGCTCCCGTGGCGCTGGTGTATATTATATCTTTCAGCAGCGCGGAAAGTATTCGAGAAATCGGCTACAGCTTTGTTCCAAAATCATGGTCGCTAGATGGATACATATACCTGCTCGGAAGTTCGGAGCAGCTGTTGAGTTCTTTGGGCGTTTCTGTGTTTGTAACGGTGGTCGGTACGGTGCTGACCGTTGTGGTAACGGGCATGATTGCCTACGTTATTTACCGAAAAGATTTCAAGTACAGAAAGCAGCTTACTTTTTATCTGTTCTTCACGATGCTTTTTTCAGGCGGCATGGTTCCGTCCTACATTGTCAACACAAATCTGCTGCATTTGGGTGACAACATTCTGATTCTGTTTCTGCCGACGTTGTGCAGCGCGTGGAATGCAATCATCCTGCGCACGTTTTACACTCAGACAATTCCGGATTCGCTGATTGAAGCGGCGAAAATTGACGGCGCCGACGAATGGGTAATCTTCTTCAGAATTGTGATTCCGATTGCAAGGCCGGCGCTCGCAACCATTGCCCTGTTTTCTATGGTCGGCCTGTGGAACGACTGGTTTACCGGTCTGCTTTATATCAATACACCGTCCAAGGAACCGCTGCAGGTGCTGCTGCAGAAGCTGCAGTCGACTCTTGATTACTTAACAACGAACGCTTCCTTCGCAAGTTCAGCAGACGGTATTCGCATGGCACTGAATATGCCGACTGACAGTGTCCGCATGGCGTTGACCGTACTCATTATGACGCCGATTCTGTTCGCATATCCGTTCTTCCAAAAGTACTTCGTGCGCGGCATTACGATTGGCAGCGTAAAGGGTTAA